The following proteins are encoded in a genomic region of Alosa alosa isolate M-15738 ecotype Scorff River chromosome 10, AALO_Geno_1.1, whole genome shotgun sequence:
- the sumf1 gene encoding formylglycine-generating enzyme isoform X2, with the protein MLFVSCIFLLFMHVPSAYCKTEQLSFASDSESSAQITTETGRSSCGCDALKRDVGGVDIGEEAPFHLEDPAEKYSKEANKEKDDHSNKQDIRSKMVPLDSSWFFMGTDNPSIPPDGEGPQRRVWVDSFLMEEHEVTNQQFQHFINQTGYVTEAERFGDSFVFEEMLTEELKSTISQAVAAAPWWLPVKGASWRHPEGPGSSISDRLDHPVLHVSWNDAQSYCKWAKRRLPTEAEWEYACRGGLQDRLYPWGNKLLPKGKHFANLWQGDFPVKNTGEDGYVGTSPVMSFPANGYGLYEMVGNAWEWTADWWTVHHTPEEKRNPTGPGSGTDRVKKGGSYMCHKSYCYRYRCAARSQNTPDSSASNLGFRCVASPA; encoded by the exons ATGTTGTTTGTAAGTTGCATTTTCCTGCTATTTATGCACGTCCCGTCTGCGTATTGCAAAACCGAACAGCTCAGTTTTGCTTCGGATTCAGAATCTTCTGCCCAAATAACAACAGAAACGGGGCGTTCGAGTTGTGGTTGTGATGCATTGAAAAGGGATGTTGGAGGAGTCGATATTGGCGAGGAAGCGCCTTTCCATCTTGAAGATCCCGCAGAAAAATATTCTAAAGAGGCCAATAAAGAAAAGGATGACCATTCTAATAAGCAAGACATTCGCAGCAAG ATGGTGCCTCTTGATTCATCTTGGTTCTTCATGGGCACTGATAACCCAAGCATTCCACCTGATGGAGAAGGCCCTCAAAGACGGGTGTGGGTTGACTCTTTCCTCATGGAGGAACATGAGGTCACCAACCAACAGTTCCAACATTTCATCAACCAAACTGGCTATGTCACAGAG GCTGAGCGTTTTGGAGAttcctttgtttttgaagaaatgTTGACTGAAGAGTTGAAAAGCACAATATCACAAGCG GTGGCTGCTGCCCCCTGGTGGTTGCCAGTGAAGGGTGCGAGCTGGAGACACCCTGAGGGTCCAGGTTCCTCCATTTCAGACAG GCTGGATCACCCTGTTTTGCATGTGTCATGGAATGACGCCCAGTCCTACTGTAAGTGGGCCAAGCGCAGGTTGCCCACAGAAGCTGAATGGGAATACGCCTGCAGGGGAGGATtacaggacag ACTGTACCCTTGGGGAAATAAACTGCTGCCAAAAGGAAAACACTTTGCTAATCTGTGGCAAGGTGACTTCCCTGTTAAAAACACCGGAGAAGATGGCTATGTTGGCACCTCACCG GTGATGTCATTTCCTGCTAATGGTTATGGTCTGTATGAAATGGTAGGAAATGCGTGGGAGTGGACTGCTGACTGGTGGACTGTACATCACACACCAGAGGAGAAACGCAATccg ACAGGACCAGGCTCTGGTACAGACCGAGTGAAGAAAGGAGGCTCATACATGTGTCACAAG tcTTACTGTTACAGATACAGATGTGCTGCCCGCAGTCAGAACACCCCTGACAGCTCGGCCTCCAACCTGGGCTTCCGATGTGTAGCGAGCCCTGCCTGA
- the sumf1 gene encoding formylglycine-generating enzyme isoform X1, whose product MLFVSCIFLLFMHVPSAYCKTEQLSFASDSESSAQITTETGRSSCGCDALKRDVGGVDIGEEAPFHLEDPAEKYSKEANKEKDDHSNKQDIRSKMVPLDSSWFFMGTDNPSIPPDGEGPQRRVWVDSFLMEEHEVTNQQFQHFINQTGYVTEAERFGDSFVFEEMLTEELKSTISQAVAAAPWWLPVKGASWRHPEGPGSSISDRLDHPVLHVSWNDAQSYCKWAKRRLPTEAEWEYACRGGLQDRLYPWGNKLLPKGKHFANLWQGDFPVKNTGEDGYVGTSPVMSFPANGYGLYEMVGNAWEWTADWWTVHHTPEEKRNPTGPGSGTDRVKKGGSYMCHKSYCYRYRCAARSQNTPDSSASNLGFRCVASPA is encoded by the exons ATGTTGTTTGTAAGTTGCATTTTCCTGCTATTTATGCACGTCCCGTCTGCGTATTGCAAAACCGAACAGCTCAGTTTTGCTTCGGATTCAGAATCTTCTGCCCAAATAACAACAGAAACGGGGCGTTCGAGTTGTGGTTGTGATGCATTGAAAAGGGATGTTGGAGGAGTCGATATTGGCGAGGAAGCGCCTTTCCATCTTGAAGATCCCGCAGAAAAATATTCTAAAGAGGCCAATAAAGAAAAGGATGACCATTCTAATAAGCAAGACATTCGCAGCAAG ATGGTGCCTCTTGATTCATCTTGGTTCTTCATGGGCACTGATAACCCAAGCATTCCACCTGATGGAGAAGGCCCTCAAAGACGGGTGTGGGTTGACTCTTTCCTCATGGAGGAACATGAGGTCACCAACCAACAGTTCCAACATTTCATCAACCAAACTGGCTATGTCACAGAG GCTGAGCGTTTTGGAGAttcctttgtttttgaagaaatgTTGACTGAAGAGTTGAAAAGCACAATATCACAAGCG GTGGCTGCTGCCCCCTGGTGGTTGCCAGTGAAGGGTGCGAGCTGGAGACACCCTGAGGGTCCAGGTTCCTCCATTTCAGACAG GCTGGATCACCCTGTTTTGCATGTGTCATGGAATGACGCCCAGTCCTACTGTAAGTGGGCCAAGCGCAGGTTGCCCACAGAAGCTGAATGGGAATACGCCTGCAGGGGAGGATtacagga CAGACTGTACCCTTGGGGAAATAAACTGCTGCCAAAAGGAAAACACTTTGCTAATCTGTGGCAAGGTGACTTCCCTGTTAAAAACACCGGAGAAGATGGCTATGTTGGCACCTCACCG GTGATGTCATTTCCTGCTAATGGTTATGGTCTGTATGAAATGGTAGGAAATGCGTGGGAGTGGACTGCTGACTGGTGGACTGTACATCACACACCAGAGGAGAAACGCAATccg ACAGGACCAGGCTCTGGTACAGACCGAGTGAAGAAAGGAGGCTCATACATGTGTCACAAG tcTTACTGTTACAGATACAGATGTGCTGCCCGCAGTCAGAACACCCCTGACAGCTCGGCCTCCAACCTGGGCTTCCGATGTGTAGCGAGCCCTGCCTGA
- the si:dkey-28n18.9 gene encoding sorting nexin-5, which yields MEESGLSVSADSIRVTEVTADGDALIFTITSQKLNSDVGICVCRTFEDFEWLQQGLFSQEDVSGLQGIIFPPLPGKPVSSSQSQAQAKALKQLGFLAMGEDWKSYCKALEIYLQQVASHSTLSKNKALDNLLTNSEPPGKQRVHKGIFSRLSHAMVELRKENHKDLDDFFQNERNNILNTTHFSKAATEKFLEVVLTEQRLAVACGHLSTSLHLCVHQDDPDAANFSKICMKLSEIIDTVKRNFEKVADNNVSTLGLGLDMEYRGQEAKKDMLFRRTCKLVELETATKSAEKAKPNKKAVMEEVKKVIQKDFENLSSIAKEEIGRFNKSRVTLLRSSLVDWCEKQLHTARENQELLSRQLEACKTLQCD from the exons ATG GAGGAGTCTGGCCTGAGTGTCAGTGCAGACAGCATCAGGGTCACAGAGGTCACTGCAGATGGAGATGCCCTCATCTTCACCATCACCTCTCAGAAG CTGAACAGTGACGTGGGGATCTGCGTTTGCCGCACGTTCGAGGACTTTGAGTGGCTGCAGCAGGGTCTGTTCAGTCAAGAGGATGTGTCTGGACTTCAGGGGATCATA TTCCCACCTCTTCCAGGAAAACCAGTATCATCTTCTCAGTCTCAAGCACAAGCCAAAGCCCTGAAGCAACTCG GTTTCCTGGCCATGGGAGAGGACTGGAAGTCCTATTGCAAAGCCCTGGAGATTTATCTGCAGCAAGTGGCCAGTCACAGCACTCTCAGCAAGAACAAGGCCCTGGACAATCTCCTGACAAATTCAGAG CCTCCAGGGAAACAGCGTGTGCATAAGGGCATTTTCAGCCGACTCAGCCACGCCATGGTGGAGCTGAGGAAAGAGAACCACAAG GATCTTGATGATTTCTTTCAGAATGAGAGGAATAACATTTTGAACACGACTCATTTCAGTAAGGCTGCCACTGAG AAATTCCTTGAGGTTGTACTGACAGAGCAAA GGTTAGCAGTGGCCTGTGGGCATCTTTCCACCTCTctccatttgtgtgtgcacCAGGATGACCCTGACGCTGCAAACTTCTCCAA GATATGCATGAAGCTCTCAGAAATAATTGATACAGTTAAG AGGAATTTTGAGAAAGTGGCTGACAATAATGTGTCCACCCTGGGGCTGGGCCTAGACATGGAATACCGTGGCCAAGAGGCTAAGAAG GATATGCTTTTCAGAAGAACTTGCAAATTGGTAGAGTTGGAGACAGCCACCAAGAGTGCAGAAAAGGCCAAACCCAACAAGAAGGCAGTT ATGGAAGAAGTGAAAAAAGTGATTCAGAAAGATTTTGAAAACCTCTCCTCTATTGCCAAAGAGGAG ATTGGGCGCTTCAACAAGTCCCGGGTGACTCTGCTGAGGAGCTCTCTGGTTGACTGGTGTGAGAAGCAGCTCCACACGGCGCGTGAAAACCAGGAGCTCCTCTCAAGACAGCTGGAGGCCTGCAAAACACTGCAGTGTGACTGA